The following is a genomic window from Nicotiana tabacum cultivar K326 chromosome 3, ASM71507v2, whole genome shotgun sequence.
CACCACCTCTTTTCAAACAATTCATTGGTCGCAGACCTCAAAATGCATTTATTAAATTTGGAGAGAAAATCTTCATGCTGCCTAATGACATGACCAAGCTTCTCCTGGATATTACTCAGTACGTGCCACAAACAAAAGCAATGGCAGCAATCTGGTAAAACCTCAGCAATAACTTCTTCCAATGTATTGTCTTGATCAGTCAGTATAACTTTTGGAGCTTGTCCACCCATTGCCCTAAGCCATGCTCGCATCAACCAAACAAATGTCGACTTACTCTCATTGGCAATCAGCCCACACCCAAGCAATATGGACTGACAATGATGATTAACACCAATAAAAGGAACGAAGTGCAACTTATAATCGTTTTTTATATATGTAGTGTCAACAAGAACTACGTCACTGAAGTTACTATAGTCAATCCTTCCTTTAGCATCAACCCAAAATACATTTCTCAAGCGTTGCTCTTGATTCAAATCCATTGCATAAAAGAAGTTTGGATTTTCATCTTGCATGTAAAGAAAATGCTCAAGCATAACTTGTGCATCTCCCTCATCTAAAGCCAAAGATTGAGGACTGCTCTTTGTGCCAACATTCTTTTGCTTCTCAACTTTCTTCATCACACCAGATTGCCTAGACATTGTCACATAAGTCTTTTTCGTCCTCCCACAGATAGAATGAAATGCATCTGCACCATTCTTACCCAAATCAGTATTCCTATGACCTCGAAGGTAGTTGGTCCGATCTGGAAATGTCTCATGGTTATGCTCTTTGACAAAAGTACGAATAATCCACCTTCCATCAGACCTTCTCTTTACATGCAAGCAAGCCTTACAATCTGTTTTTGACCAAGACCTGTTTATTCTACCCTTTTTTCTCCTCACAGGAATACTTCCTGCGCCATCAGCACTTGGAACAGGTTCTGTAACGGACGTAGAAGGTTCTTGCTTACTTCCATACCTACTGCAAACAAATTTTGCATcaataaatattccagaaattcTTGAACGACGGCTAGCCTTTATTATTGAGAAAAATCCGATGGACTTAGCATATTCTTTGTAAAACGAAAAGGCATCCTCCTTCGAATCGAATTCCATACCATCATGTGGCTCCAAACCTCTGTAGCAATTCACAGCCAAAGAATCTGCATTTGGCAATATATAGGTGCCATTAGATGTTCCTTCATTCCAACTAGGTCCTGCATTCCCTCTGTCCAGGCAAACACTCTTTGAAGCAGTGGCAGTAGCTCCACATATATGGTGCCCACAGTCTTCTTTCTCCTTGTGCTGATCTCCTGATGGATGCTCAAGGTCAATTACCATTGAGGTAAGATGTGTTCCTCCAATCCAGGTAGTCAACCTTGTGCCTGAAACACGTCCGTTCATAATTGGTCATTATTATGCCTATCACAGAGTAAGTTCTAGTCAAGACATCCacaaattataattttttgtttCTACTTAGAGAAAGAAAAAATTCATCCAGTAAATATAGTTTCTGAAACATTATGTCCAAGCACAGAGATATTGGTCTCAGGTGGCCAATCTTTGAGTGTTTAAAACTACACTGGCAAAGATTATTCACACATTTATGGAACGCCAATGTCCACTCTTTCGAAGTATTCTGCTTTTTCTGCAAAGTGCAGGATATTAACTTAAAGGAGATAGGCTCATATTGTCAAAATGTACCAAATATAATACCTTCACACATTTGATGTCCCTACTGGTGACACCATGCTCTATTGAAGGAAGCTGAAAGGTTTCCAGGTTTCGTGGAAAACCAAAattgaaactaatgaaatttcaTTTGTGGTTATTTGAACAAGTTGTTTTATTGGATTAAAAGTGATGCCCCTGTTACTAATTTATTTTAGCTAATGTTTTTGGATGAGCTAAGGGCATCTGTGGATGTTGTTATAGCTCCATATAGCTTTTGTACGGGTGGCACCCACGAGGTCCCTTCAAAAATATACCGATAAAGGGAAAATATAAGGGAGAAATCCAACAAACATGTCCATATGCCGTTTAAAGTTTAAACTGCGCCAAATGGGAAAAAGTTATTTTGCTCACAATTATATGAACTTTTAACGTCATATTACTTGTTTCAACTAACACTTAGACATTATTATTAATCTTTAGTACTCAAAAATTTCACCACAATACTCTCTTTTGATTAACTAATAAAATATCCTCGCCTCATTCACTAACATTTTCCATTAAGAATGACTTCCGTCGTACCAAACGCACTTAActctccatttcaatttttccaAATTGACATATCATATATACTTACAAAAGGAGATTCAC
Proteins encoded in this region:
- the LOC107826696 gene encoding protein FAR-RED IMPAIRED RESPONSE 1 isoform X7, whose product is MNGRVSGTRLTTWIGGTHLTSMVIDLEHPSGDQHKEKEDCGHHICGATATASKSVCLDRGNAGPSWNEGTSNGTYILPNADSLAVNCYRGLEPHDGMEFDSKEDAFSFYKEYAKSIGFFSIIKASRRSRISGIFIDAKFVCSRYGSKQEPSTSVTEPVPSADGAGSIPVRRKKGRINRSWSKTDCKACLHVKRRSDGRWIIRTFVKEHNHETFPDRTNYLRGHRNTDLGKNGADAFHSICGRTKKTYVTMSRQSGVMKKVEKQKNVGTKSSPQSLALDEGDAQVMLEHFLYMQDENPNFFYAMDLNQEQRLRNVFWVDAKGRIDYSNFSDVVLVDTTYIKNDYKLHFVPFIGVNHHCQSILLGCGLIANESKSTFVWLMRAWLRAMGGQAPKVILTDQDNTLEEVIAEVLPDCCHCFCLWHVLSNIQEKLGHVIRQHEDFLSKFNKCILRSATNELFEKRWWKVVDRFDLRNDLWIKSLYKDRLRWVPTFMNNIFLAGMSTMQRSESVSSLLEKCMLCRTTLKEFLDQYKKLLREKCQEEASADSETRHKQPGLKSPSPFEKQMSTLYTHTIFKKFQAQVLGVVACHPKKESDDGAAATYRVQDFEENQEFVVVRSEKTSDASCSCHLFEYNGFLCRHVMIVLQMAGVHNIPSKYILSRWTKGAKSREKMREVNLVDSRVQRYNDLCQRAFELGDEGSLSQESYNIVFNALENFLRRCEAVNDPNLNESEPCFPKNQVFIDGNNPSKSNGKNIARKEKGQSGLGEPTVDYPFQSHSAMQPMGQINARFPAPGGYYSSPQIIQGVGQLNTNIQAYGNQPNMPGLGQLNTIASIADCPYLSQPTFHGLG
- the LOC107826696 gene encoding protein FAR-RED IMPAIRED RESPONSE 1 isoform X16 gives rise to the protein MVIDLEHPSGDQHKEKEDCGHHICGATATASKSVCLDRGNAGPSWNEGTSNGTYILPNADSLAVNCYRGLEPHDGMEFDSKEDAFSFYKEYAKSIGFFSIIKASRRSRISGIFIDAKFVCSRYGSKQEPSTSVTEPVPSADGAGSIPVRRKKGRINRSWSKTDCKACLHVKRRSDGRWIIRTFVKEHNHETFPDRTNYLRGHRNTDLGKNGADAFHSICGRTKKTYVTMSRQSGVMKKVEKQKNVGTKSSPQSLALDEGDAQVMLEHFLYMQDENPNFFYAMDLNQEQRLRNVFWVDAKGRIDYSNFSDVVLVDTTYIKNDYKLHFVPFIGVNHHCQSILLGCGLIANESKSTFVWLMRAWLRAMGGQAPKVILTDQDNTLEEVIAEVLPDCCHCFCLWHVLSNIQEKLGHVIRQHEDFLSKFNKCILRSATNELFEKRWWKVVDRFDLRNDLWIKSLYKDRLRWVPTFMNNIFLAGMSTMQRSESVSSLLEKCMLCRTTLKEFLDQYKKLLREKCQEEASADSETRHKQPGLKSPSPFEKQMSTLYTHTIFKKFQAQVLGVVACHPKKESDDGAAATYRVQDFEENQEFVVVRSEKTSDASCSCHLFEYNGFLCRHVMIVLQMAGVHNIPSKYILSRWTKGAKSREKMREVNLVDSRVQRYNDLCQRAFELGDEGSLSQESYNIVFNALENFLRRCEAVNDPNLNESEPCFPKNQVFIDGNNPSKSNGKNIARKEKGQSGLGEPTVDYPFQSHSAMQPMGQINARFPAPGGYYSSPQIIQGVFLPFGAGTIEYKYPSLWQPTKHAGAVEYNCFNCRLPLSLSTYIPWTGINVF
- the LOC107826696 gene encoding protein FAR-RED IMPAIRED RESPONSE 1 isoform X11, with protein sequence MVIDLEHPSGDQHKEKEDCGHHICGATATASKSVCLDRGNAGPSWNEGTSNGTYILPNADSLAVNCYRGLEPHDGMEFDSKEDAFSFYKEYAKSIGFFSIIKASRRSRISGIFIDAKFVCSRYGSKQEPSTSVTEPVPSADGAGSIPVRRKKGRINRSWSKTDCKACLHVKRRSDGRWIIRTFVKEHNHETFPDRTNYLRGHRNTDLGKNGADAFHSICGRTKKTYVTMSRQSGVMKKVEKQKNVGTKSSPQSLALDEGDAQVMLEHFLYMQDENPNFFYAMDLNQEQRLRNVFWVDAKGRIDYSNFSDVVLVDTTYIKNDYKLHFVPFIGVNHHCQSILLGCGLIANESKSTFVWLMRAWLRAMGGQAPKVILTDQDNTLEEVIAEVLPDCCHCFCLWHVLSNIQEKLGHVIRQHEDFLSKFNKCILRSATNELFEKRWWKVVDRFDLRNDLWIKSLYKDRLRWVPTFMNNIFLAGMSTMQRSESVSSLLEKCMLCRTTLKEFLDQYKKLLREKCQEEASADSETRHKQPGLKSPSPFEKQMSTLYTHTIFKKFQAQVLGVVACHPKKESDDGAAATYRVQDFEENQEFVVVRSEKTSDASCSCHLFEYNGFLCRHVMIVLQMAGVHNIPSKYILSRWTKGAKSREKMREVNLVDSRVQRYNDLCQRAFELGDEGSLSQESYNIVFNALENFLRRCEAVNDPNLNESEPCFPKNQVFIDGNNPSKSNGKNIARKEKGQSGLGEPTVDYPFQSHSAMQPMGQINARFPAPGGYYSSPQIIQGVFLPFGAGTIEYKYPSLWQPTKHAGAGTVEYNCFNCRLPLSLSTYIPWTGINVF
- the LOC107826696 gene encoding protein FAR-RED IMPAIRED RESPONSE 1 isoform X5, with the protein product MNGRVSGTRLTTWIGGTHLTSMVIDLEHPSGDQHKEKEDCGHHICGATATASKSVCLDRGNAGPSWNEGTSNGTYILPNADSLAVNCYRGLEPHDGMEFDSKEDAFSFYKEYAKSIGFFSIIKASRRSRISGIFIDAKFVCSRYGSKQEPSTSVTEPVPSADGAGSIPVRRKKGRINRSWSKTDCKACLHVKRRSDGRWIIRTFVKEHNHETFPDRTNYLRGHRNTDLGKNGADAFHSICGRTKKTYVTMSRQSGVMKKVEKQKNVGTKSSPQSLALDEGDAQVMLEHFLYMQDENPNFFYAMDLNQEQRLRNVFWVDAKGRIDYSNFSDVVLVDTTYIKNDYKLHFVPFIGVNHHCQSILLGCGLIANESKSTFVWLMRAWLRAMGGQAPKVILTDQDNTLEEVIAEVLPDCCHCFCLWHVLSNIQEKLGHVIRQHEDFLSKFNKCILRSATNELFEKRWWKVVDRFDLRNDLWIKSLYKDRLRWVPTFMNNIFLAGMSTMQRSESVSSLLEKCMLCRTTLKEFLDQYKKLLREKCQEEASADSETRHKQPGLKSPSPFEKQMSTLYTHTIFKKFQAQVLGVVACHPKKESDDGAAATYRVQDFEENQEFVVVRSEKTSDASCSCHLFEYNGFLCRHVMIVLQMAGVHNIPSKYILSRWTKGAKSREKMREVNLVDSRVQRYNDLCQRAFELGDEGSLSQESYNIVFNALENFLRRCEAVNDPNLNESEPCFPKNQVFIDGNNPSKSNGKNIARKEKGQSGLGEPTVDYPFQSHSAMQPMGQINARFPAPGGYYSSPQIIQGVFLPFGAGTIEYKYPSLWQPTKHAGAVEYNCFNCRLPLSLSTYIPWTGINVF
- the LOC107826696 gene encoding protein FAR-RED IMPAIRED RESPONSE 1 isoform X9, with the protein product MNGRVSGTRLTTWIGGTHLTSMVIDLEHPSGDQHKEKEDCGHHICGATATASKSVCLDRGNAGPSWNEGTSNGTYILPNADSLAVNCYRGLEPHDGMEFDSKEDAFSFYKEYAKSIGFFSIIKASRRSRISGIFIDAKFVCSRYGSKQEPSTSVTEPVPSADGAGSIPVRRKKGRINRSWSKTDCKACLHVKRRSDGRWIIRTFVKEHNHETFPDRTNYLRGHRNTDLGKNGADAFHSICGRTKKTYVTMSRQSGVMKKVEKQKNVGTKSSPQSLALDEGDAQVMLEHFLYMQDENPNFFYAMDLNQEQRLRNVFWVDAKGRIDYSNFSDVVLVDTTYIKNDYKLHFVPFIGVNHHCQSILLGCGLIANESKSTFVWLMRAWLRAMGGQAPKVILTDQDNTLEEVIAEVLPDCCHCFCLWHVLSNIQEKLGHVIRQHEDFLSKFNKCILRSATNELFEKRWWKVVDRFDLRNDLWIKSLYKDRLRWVPTFMNNIFLAGMSTMQRSESVSSLLEKCMLCRTTLKEFLDQYKKLLREKCQEEASADSETRHKQPGLKSPSPFEKQMSTLYTHTIFKKFQAQVLGVVACHPKKESDDGAAATYRVQDFEENQEFVVVRSEKTSDASCSCHLFEYNGFLCRHVMIVLQMAGVHNIPSKYILSRWTKGAKSREKMREVNLVDSRVQRYNDLCQRAFELGDEGSLSQESYNIVFNALENFLRRCEAVNDPNLNESEPCFPKNQVFIDGNNPSKSNGKNIARKEKGQSGLGEPTVDYPFQSHSAMQPMGQINARFPAPGGYYSSPQIIQGVGQLNTNIQAYGNQPNMPGLLNTIASIADCPYLSQPTFHGLG
- the LOC107826696 gene encoding protein FAR-RED IMPAIRED RESPONSE 1 isoform X14; this encodes MNGRVSGTRLTTWIGGTHLTSMVIDLEHPSGDQHKEKEDCGHHICGATATASKSVCLDRGNAGPSWNEGTSNGTYILPNADSLAVNCYRGLEPHDGMEFDSKEDAFSFYKEYAKSIGFFSIIKASRRSRISGIFIDAKFVCSRYGSKQEPSTSVTEPVPSADGAGSIPVRRKKGRINRSWSKTDCKACLHVKRRSDGRWIIRTFVKEHNHETFPDRTNYLRGHRNTDLGKNGADAFHSICGRTKKTYVTMSRQSGVMKKVEKQKNVGTKSSPQSLALDEGDAQVMLEHFLYMQDENPNFFYAMDLNQEQRLRNVFWVDAKGRIDYSNFSDVVLVDTTYIKNDYKLHFVPFIGVNHHCQSILLGCGLIANESKSTFVWLMRAWLRAMGGQAPKVILTDQDNTLEEVIAEVLPDCCHCFCLWHVLSNIQEKLGHVIRQHEDFLSKFNKCILRSATNELFEKRWWKVVDRFDLRNDLWIKSLYKDRLRWVPTFMNNIFLAGMSTMQRSESVSSLLEKCMLCRTTLKEFLDQYKKLLREKCQEEASADSETRHKQPGLKSPSPFEKQMSTLYTHTIFKKFQAQVLGVVACHPKKESDDGAAATYRVQDFEENQEFVVVRSEKTSDASCSCHLFEYNGFLCRHVMIVLQMAGVHNIPSKYILSRWTKGAKSREKMREVNLVDSRVQRYNDLCQRAFELGDEGSLSQESYNIVFNALENFLRRCEAVNDPNLNESEPCFPKNQVFIDGNNPSKSNGKNIARKEKGQSGLGEPTVDYPFQSHSAMQPMGQINARFPAPGGYYSSPQIIQGVGQLNTNIQAYGNQPNMPGLVINLRTPSTDVFYDFWCCLKLTIRLALFFSRDS
- the LOC107826696 gene encoding protein FAR-RED IMPAIRED RESPONSE 1 isoform X2 translates to MNGRVSGTRLTTWIGGTHLTSMVIDLEHPSGDQHKEKEDCGHHICGATATASKSVCLDRGNAGPSWNEGTSNGTYILPNADSLAVNCYRGLEPHDGMEFDSKEDAFSFYKEYAKSIGFFSIIKASRRSRISGIFIDAKFVCSRYGSKQEPSTSVTEPVPSADGAGSIPVRRKKGRINRSWSKTDCKACLHVKRRSDGRWIIRTFVKEHNHETFPDRTNYLRGHRNTDLGKNGADAFHSICGRTKKTYVTMSRQSGVMKKVEKQKNVGTKSSPQSLALDEGDAQVMLEHFLYMQDENPNFFYAMDLNQEQRLRNVFWVDAKGRIDYSNFSDVVLVDTTYIKNDYKLHFVPFIGVNHHCQSILLGCGLIANESKSTFVWLMRAWLRAMGGQAPKVILTDQDNTLEEVIAEVLPDCCHCFCLWHVLSNIQEKLGHVIRQHEDFLSKFNKCILRSATNELFEKRWWKVVDRFDLRNDLWIKSLYKDRLRWVPTFMNNIFLAGMSTMQRSESVSSLLEKCMLCRTTLKEFLDQYKKLLREKCQEEASADSETRHKQPGLKSPSPFEKQMSTLYTHTIFKKFQAQVLGVVACHPKKESDDGAAATYRVQDFEENQEFVVVRSEKTSDASCSCHLFEYNGFLCRHVMIVLQMAGVHNIPSKYILSRWTKGAKSREKMREVNLVDSRVQRYNDLCQRAFELGDEGSLSQESYNIVFNALENFLRRCEAVNDPNLNESEPCFPKNQVFIDGNNPSKSNGKNIARKEKGQSGLGEPTVDYPFQSHSAMQPMGQINARFPAPGGYYSSPQIIQGVFLPFGAGTIEYKYPSLWQPTKHAGAGTVEYNCFNCRLPLSLSTYIPWTGINVF